DNA from Bacteroidia bacterium:
ATAACCGCTTGATACTTACTGTAAAATTTTTGTGCTTCTGTATTCCAATCCAATACTTGCCATTTGACTAACCTGCACTGCTGCTCATTAGCTTCGGCTATTACAGCGTCAAAAAGCATTTTGCCAATCCCCTGCTTTCTATATTCAGGCAGCACAAACAAGTCTTCAAGATAAAGCATCTTCCCTTTCCACGTAGAATAACCAATATAAAAAAAAGCTATCCCTACTATTTTTTGGTCTTTTATAGCTACAAATACGTCAAATAAATTGTCTTCAAAATCTCTCTCATACTCTTCGACAGTAACCGTTACTTCTTGGGGTGCCCTTTCAAAAATTGCCAATTGTTGGACTAAATTCAAAACTTCTCCTAACTCTGAACGATGTGCTTTTCTAATCTCTACCATGATGTAAGCAAATATCTACATTTTATGGTATTATTTCAAACTCTACCCGGCGATTTTTATATCTACCTTCTTCTGTGGTATTGTCAGCAATAGGTCTTTGGCTACCATAGCCCCGAGTGATAATTCGTTTGGTTTCAATTCCTTTGCTGATTAAGTACTGTGCTACACTTTTGGCACGCTCCTCAGAAAGTATAAGATTTTTATTAGCACTACCTGTGTTATCTGTATGCCCGTTGATTTGTATGCGTATAGTAGGATTAGTTTTTAGCATAGATACTAACTCATCCAAAGCAGGATAGGACTCTGCTTCTAACTCACTGGAATTGAATTTGAAATAAATGTTCTTTATCACATAGCTTTTTTGATTTTGTATAGCTTCTAATGTGGGATAAAGCCATAAAGTATCTTGCTGCGTGGTTATGATATCAAGGTTTTGAGATAAATAACCTTTGGCAGATACAGTAACCGCTAAACGAGTATTTTTAGGCAAAGTAAAATGCTGAATAGGCGAATAAGTAGTGTCTATTTTTAGATTATCTTGGACTTGCAAGGTGAAAGGTACGTGTTGTTGCCGTTCGTTTTTAGCTGCAATAAAAACATCTACAAAATTTCTTTGCACTTTCTTTTGAACAGGGTATTCTACAAGGTAGAGATTTGAATTTAGCTTGCTAAAACTTAGGCAAGGTCTATCAGAGGATAGGTAAGCATGCAAAGAGTCTATTACGTAGTAGTTTAACTCATTGTAAGGCGTATTTAGCGGGTAACCTACATTTTGGGGTTTAGTCCAATTGCCATTTTCAAAATAACTCACAAATATATCAAAGCCGCCCAAAGTAGCATGTCCATTAGAAATAAAGTACAATTTTTTTCCGTCAGGACTAAGATGAGGATTGCTTTCATCACCTTGGGTATTGATAATATTGCCCATATTTAAGGCTGTTTTCCACTTTCCTTCGGCGTTTTTGACAGAAAAATATAAATCTGAACCACCGTAGCCCCCTTTTCTATCCGATGCAAAAACAAGTATTTTTTCAGCACTGTCTGTGGTTGGGGCTGTTTCCCAAGCTTTAGAATTGATAGAATCAGAAAGTTTTTCAGGTTTTGTCCAAGTGTGGTTTTCCAAAACTTGAATATAAATATCCCCATTTGTGCTAACATCAGCGTTATAGTAAAAATACAAGTGGT
Protein-coding regions in this window:
- a CDS encoding GNAT family N-acetyltransferase, translated to MVEIRKAHRSELGEVLNLVQQLAIFERAPQEVTVTVEEYERDFEDNLFDVFVAIKDQKIVGIAFFYIGYSTWKGKMLYLEDLFVLPEYRKQGIGKMLFDAVIAEANEQQCRLVKWQVLDWNTEAQKFYSKYQAVIEREWWNGRIVLKS
- a CDS encoding OmpA family protein, with amino-acid sequence MYISANLKNTLNLRKNTYFCTSTQQMKCNLHLAWMYCFVFSLSTVLAQKNTTVSEVYKQYLQGNFSEAKKGLDILLNQQPNNVDFLWKRAMCSLESNPVESTPFLERCAALQPYYHPLLFWYLGKCYAAQQEYEKAIQAYERYKPNNPIKAEKAIEQVKMLQTYLKQPVDVRITLLDTHSINTLHDEYAPFLFKNQLAFTRSINGQEEIFYLYNDTLKKLVEKHFDQKFQRSMPHFVHNHLYFYYNADVSTNGDIYIQVLENHTWTKPEKLSDSINSKAWETAPTTDSAEKILVFASDRKGGYGGSDLYFSVKNAEGKWKTALNMGNIINTQGDESNPHLSPDGKKLYFISNGHATLGGFDIFVSYFENGNWTKPQNVGYPLNTPYNELNYYVIDSLHAYLSSDRPCLSFSKLNSNLYLVEYPVQKKVQRNFVDVFIAAKNERQQHVPFTLQVQDNLKIDTTYSPIQHFTLPKNTRLAVTVSAKGYLSQNLDIITTQQDTLWLYPTLEAIQNQKSYVIKNIYFKFNSSELEAESYPALDELVSMLKTNPTIRIQINGHTDNTGSANKNLILSEERAKSVAQYLISKGIETKRIITRGYGSQRPIADNTTEEGRYKNRRVEFEIIP